One region of Callithrix jacchus isolate 240 chromosome 16, calJac240_pri, whole genome shotgun sequence genomic DNA includes:
- the LOC100403374 gene encoding LOW QUALITY PROTEIN: thyroid receptor-interacting protein 11-like (The sequence of the model RefSeq protein was modified relative to this genomic sequence to represent the inferred CDS: inserted 4 bases in 3 codons; deleted 3 bases in 2 codons; substituted 4 bases at 4 genomic stop codons), with translation CGQVRGSLASLAGQISNFTKFVLPDFIKEIEVIREILRSENKRYKKLCIDLQEKHEASELQTKQQSTSYQNQLQQKEVKSHHGEARHTVLQDQMLKLQSAAESVPSGAGGVPATTASSFAYGISHHPSAFHDDDMDFNDIILSXQEINQLPNEVSRLESGVVYWRDIGHTSTAXGTHSTAQREINKLQNIKELKQNQSQEIDDHQHEMSVLQNVHHQKLTEISQQHQEELGDYEERIEELTNLLQQGGLGVTETNHSKIYEMQKPVQFLQTEKVESPKKIEELEDKIKDINKKLSSAQNDRDILRKEQEQLNVEKRQILEECENLKFECSESQPYGMKQSDTVTEKGRIIAQSASVEEVFRLQALSDANNEIMRXSSLNQDKSLVEDNLKLKMHIEDLEKDKSLLSQEKEELQMSLLKSNNEYELLKSAATRDISLDSELYSLRLNWEAKEQELNQSISEKKILTAKIGKLDRQNQDAKMHMLLIKDHLSKQQNEGDDIISKLKQDLNDEKKEVHQLEGDKMDITKELDVQKETLLQREVALDDLHLTKQKLEDKIEDSVHQLNKSQKYNVSIQKENVELKEHIRQNDEELSRLRDELTHSLNQDSSSDFKDNLIKEKEAEVRNLKQSLSELQQLKVAFDVKMENEKLVSACEDVRHQLEEYIANRNQLSLEKNTIVETLKMEKGETEAELCQAKKKLLCLLEEANKHEKTVGELPNACHLITSALQLEHEHLIKLSQKKDIEIAELKKNIGQMDTDHKEIKDMLSSSLEEQKQMTQLXNKKEIFIENFQEKSSKLQEELGKYSQALRKHEILRQTIWERDRSLGSMKEENNHLQEKLEWLGEQQSRTVPVADPKTLDSVTELESELSQLNVIKDHLEEETEHYPMITEGQNQSKMQLLQSLQEQKDMDELRHQHTQRNATCTQLCLENSEEVKCLQKTIEPIKTQLYEEKQKIQTGNSDVFQETKVQSLNIKNGSEHDLSKAETEGLVKGIXERELETKLINEKNVALTELIDHLSRDEVAKLNQIIQQKDLEIQALQARTPSTSYNQVIVHLQQQVQAYXETEQLFTVLNKKTTENTHLKRKYHKMMDTVAAKEAALIKLQDENQKLSTRFESSGQNLSRIIREKDIETDVLSQKCQTLLAVLQTSSTGNEVGGVNRNQFVELLQERDELKQRVKRMEEWKQQVMTTVQNMQHESAQLQEELHQLQAQVLVDSDNNCKLQVDYTGLIQSYEQNETRLKNLRQELAQVQHSTGSICNTKDLLSGKHGIISPQLSSASLLTPQSAESLRASKSDVLNESSELLQQELEEFRKSLQEKDATIRTLQANNQKLSDSIDATSELERKEHEKTDSEIKQLKEKQDVLHKLLKGKDTLIKVKNDQLLSSNENFTNKVNENKLLRQEVTTLKERILILEMDTGKVKGEKENIVETSREKETEYQPLQETNMKFSMMLREKEFXCHSMKEKALAFEELLKEKEQDKTGELNQLVNAVKSMQEKIVVFQQERDQVMSSLKQKQMENTALQNEVQRLHDNKFQSNQELERLRNHLLESEDSYTHEALAAEDREAKLTKKVTVLEEKLVLSSNAMENASHQASVQVASLQEQLNVVSKQRDESVLQLSAPQEQVKQYAVSLAILQMVLQRFQQDEQAMYYSAELEKQKHLRTEWKKKEEHLQRTVLSLQEHLDEANAALDSASRRTEQIEELRKQNEVRPEMPDDVQEKLMHLVDTSEGKVDKVLMRNLFTGPFQAPKHQRHEVLRLMGNILGVRREEMEQLFRDSHGGVTRWMTGWLGGGSESVPSTPLKSNQQSVPHSSFSELFVKLVETESHSSVLPPKLSVHDMKPLDSPGRRTLDTNAPEEFFRTTAATQPIAILRSHIHQVCVLVLLPQDVRQPRHREPAEL, from the exons TGTGGTCAAGTCAGGGGCAGCCTGGCTTCCCTCGCTGGCCAGATTTCAAATTTTACAAAGTTTGTATTACCtgattttataaaggaaattgaAGTCATTCGTGAAATCTTGAGATCAGAGAATAAAAGGTATAAGAAACTTTGTATTGATCTACAAGAGAAACATGAAGCATCAGAGCTTCAAACGAAACAGCAATCTACAAGTTACCAAAATCAACTTCAACAAAAAGAGGTAAAAAGCCACCACGGTGAAGCCAGACATACTGTGCTCCAGGACCAGATGCTGAAACTGCAGTCAGCTGCTGAGTCAGTACCTTCAGGAGCTGGCGGTGTACCAGCAACCACTGCATCTTCTTTCGCTTATGGGATTAGTCATCATCCTTCAGCTTTCCATGATGACGACATGGACTTTAATGATATAATTTTGTCCTGACAAGAAATAAACCAACTCCCAAATGAAGTTTCAAGACTTGAGTCTGGAGTTGTCTATTGGAGGGATATTGGTCACACTTCAACAGCATGAGGAACACATAGCACTGctcaaagagaaataaacaaactacaaaatattaaGGAACTGAAACAGAACCAAAGTCAGGAAATAGATGACCATCAACATGAAATGTCAGTACTGCAGAATGTGCACCACCAGAAATTGACAGAAATAAGTCAACAGCATCAAGAAGAATTAGGCGACTATGAAGAACGAATTGAAGAACTCACAAATCTGTTACAACAAGGTGGCCTTGGAGTTACAGAAACCAATCACTCCAAAATCTATGAGATGCAAAAGCCTGTTCAATTTCTACAAACAGAAAAAGTGGAGTCTcccaaaaaaattgaagaacttgaggataaaataaaagatataaataaaaaattatcttccgCACAAAATGATAGAGATATTTTGAGGAAAGAACAAGAACAGCTAAATGTGGAAAAGAGACAAATATTAGAAGAATGTGAAAACTTGAAATTCGAGTGTAGTGAATCGCAGCCCTATGGTATGAAGCAAAGTGATACTGTGACAGAAAAGGGAAGAATTATTGCACAGAGTGCATCAGTGGAAGAAGTGTTCAGACTACAAGCACTGTCTGATGCCAACAATGAAATAATGAGATAGAGTAGTTTAAACCAGGATAAGAGTCTTGTTGAAGACAATCTGAAACTTAAAATGCATATTGAAGACCTAGAAAAAGATAAATCATTACTgagtcaagaaaaagaagaacttcAGATGTCACTTTTAAAATCAAACAATGAATATGAACTACTTAAAAGTGCAGCTACAAGAGACATAAGTTTGGATTCAGAATTATATAGTTTAAGACTTAATTGGGAAGCAAAGGAACAAGAACTCAATCAGAGTATTAGTGAAAAGAAAATCCTGACAGCTAAGATAGGAAAATTGGACAGACAGAATCAAGATGCTAAAATGCACATGCTTCTGATAAAAGATCATCtatcaaaacaacaaaatgaaggagaTGACATCATCAGTAAACTGAAACAAGATCTAAATGATGAAAAAAAGGAAGTCCATCAACTTGAAGGTGATAAAATGGACATTACTAAAGAGTTAGATGTACAAAAAGAAACACTGCTTCAACGTGAAGTGGCCCTAGATGATTTACATTTAACCAAGCAGAAACTTGAGGACAAAATAGAAGATTCAGTACATCAGCTAAATAAATCGCAAAAATATAATGTAAGCATCCAGAAGGAGAATGTGGAACTTAAAGAGCATATTAGACAAAATGATGAGGAGCTTTCTAGACTCAGGGATGAGTTAACTCACTCTTTAAATCAAGACTCTAGTAGTGATTTTAAGGACAacttaattaaagaaaaagaagccgAAGTTAGAAACTTGAAGCAAAGTCTTTCAGAATTACAGCAGCTCAAAGTTGCTTTTGATgtcaaaatggaaaatgaaaagttaGTTTCAGCATGTGAAGATGTGAGGCATCAGCTGGAAGAATATATTGCTAATAGAAATCAgctttctcttgaa aaaaaCACCATTGTGGAGactctaaaaatggaaaaaggagaGACAGAAGCAGAATTGTGTCAGGCTAAGAAGAAGCtattgtgt ctatTGGAAGAAGCAAACAAGCATGAGAAAACCGTTGGAGAATTGCCAAATGCATGTCACTTGATTACCTCTGCCTTGCAGCTGGAACATGAGCATTTAATTAAACTCAGTCAAAAGAAAGACATTGAAATAGCAGAACTCAAAAAGAATATTGGACAAATGGATACTGATCATAAAGAAATTAAGGACATGTTGTCATCTAGTCTAGAAGAGCAGAAGCAAATGACACAACtttgaaacaagaaagaaatttttattgaaaactttCAAGAAAAAAGTTCAAAGTTGCAGGAGGAATTGGGTAAATACTCTCAGGCCTtaagaaaacatgaaattttaAGACAGACCATATGGGAAAGGGACAGAAGTCTTGGAtccatgaaagaagaaaataatcatcTCCAAGAAAAACTAGAATGGCTTGGGGAACAGCAGAGTCGAACTGTACCTGTGGCTGATCCAAAAACCCTTGATAGTGTTACTGAACTAGAATCTGAGTTATCTCAACTGAACGTGATCAAGGATCATCTTGAAGAGGAAACAGAACACTATCCAATGATAACTGAAGGTCAAAACCAGAGTAAGATGCAACTACTTCAGTCTTTACAAGAGCAGAAGGACATGGATGAGTTGAGACACCAGCACACGCAAAGGAACGCCACGTGCACCCAGCTCTGTTTAGAGAACAGTGAGGAAGTTAAGTGTTTGCAAAAAACAATTGAACCAATCAAAACCCAGCTTTATGAAGAAAAGCAGAAGATTCAAACAGGTAACTCTGATGTTTTTCAAGAAACCAAAGTTCAGAGCCTTAATATAAAAAACGGAAGTGAGCATGATTTATCTAAAGCTGAAACGGAAGGATTAGTGAAAGGAAT AGAGCGAGAACTGGAGACTAAacttataaatgaaaagaatgtagCTTTAACTGAACTGATCGATCACTTGTCCAGAGATGAAGTTGCTAAACTAAATCAGATCATTCAGCAGAAAGATTTGGAGATACAAGCTCTTCAGGCTAGAACGCCTTCAACTTCCTATAATCAAGTTATTGTTCACCTTCAACAGCAAGTGCAGGCCT GAGAAACAGAACAGCTATTCACTGTTCTGAATAAGAAGACTACGGAAAATACCCATCTAAAAAGAAAGTATCACAAAATGATGGATACAGTTGCTGCCAAAGAAGCAGCTCTCATCAAACTGCAAGATGAAAATCAAAAATTGTCCACTAGATTTGAAAGTAGTGGCCAGAATTTATCACGTATCATTCGAGAGAAAGACATCGAAACAGATGTACTAAGTCAAAAATGTCAGACCTTATTGGCAGTTTTACAAACATCCAGCACTGGTAATGAGGTTGGAGGTGTTAATCGTAATCAATTTGTGGAGCTCTTACAGGAACGTGACGAGTTAAAACAGCGAGTAAAGAGAATGGAAGAGTGGAAACAGCAGGTGATGACCACAGTACAAAATATGCAACATGAGTCCGCCCAGCTTCAGGAAGAACTTCACCAACTTCAGGCACAAGTTTTGGTTGACAGTGATAATAACTGTAAATTACAAGTGGACTATACTGGCCTGATCCAAAGTTATGAGCAGAACGAAACCAGACTCAAAAATTTGAGGCAGGAATTAGCACAAGTTCAGCACAGCACTGGGAGTATTTGCAATACCAAGGATCTTCTTTCAGGAAAACATGGTATTATTTCACCCCAGCTGTCTTCAGCATCATTGCTGACTCCCCAGTCAGCAGAGTCTCTTAGAGCAAGTAAGTCTGATGTATTGAATGAATCTTCTGAATTGCTACAGCAAGAGCTAGAAGAGTTCAGAAAATCACTACAGGAAAAAGATGCAACAATTAGAACGCTCCAGGCAAATAATCAGAAATTGTCTGATTCAATTGATGCCACCTCAGAgctagaaagaaaagaacacGAAAAAACTGATTCAGAAATTAAGCAGCTAAAGGAGAAACAAGATGTTTTGCACAAGTTACTTAAGGGAAAAGACACCTTAATCAAAGTCAAAAATGATCAATTACTTTCTTCCAATGAAAATTTCACTaacaaagtaaatgaaaacaaacttttGAGACAGGAAGTAACAACCCTGAAGGAGAGAATATTAATTCTAGAGATGGACACTGGCAaagtaaaaggagaaaaggaaaac atagTAGAAACatccagagaaaaggaaacagaatatCAACCATTGCAAGAGACTAACATGAAGTTTTCTATGATGCTGCGAGAAAAAGAGT GATGCCATTCAATGAAGGAGAAGGCTCTTGCTTTTGAAGAgctattgaaagaaaaagaacaggacaAGACTGGGGAGTTAAATCAGCTTGTAAATGCAGTTAAATCAATGCAGGAGAAGATAGTTGTGTTTCAACAGGAGAGAGACCAAGTCATGTCGTCcctgaaacaaaagcaaatggaaaacactgCCCTACAGAATGAGGTTCAACGTTTACATGACAACAAATTTCAGTCAAACCAGGAGCTAGAGAGATTGCGTAATCATCTTCTAGAATCAGAAGATTCTTATACCCATGAGGCTTTGGCCGCAGAAGATAGAGAGGCTAAACTAACAAAGAAAGTCACAGTATTGGAGGAAAAGCTAGTTTTATCCTCTAATGCAATGGAAAATGCAAGCCATCAAGCCAGTGTGCAGGTAGCATCATTGCAAGAACAACTGAATGTAGTCTCCAAGCAAAGGGATGAAAGTGTGCTGCAGCTTTCTGCCCCTCAGGAACAAGTAAAGCAGTATGCTGTGTCACTGGCCATCCTGCAGATGGTACTACAGCGTTTCCAACAAGACGAACAAGCTATGTATTATTCTGCTGagctagaaaagcaaaaacatctTAGAACTGaatggaagaaaaaggaggaacaTCTGCAAAGAACAGTGTTATCATTACAGGAACATTTGGATGAAGCAAATGCTGCATTGGATTCAGCATCAAGACGTACAGAACAAATTGAAGAACTTAGAAAACAAAACGAGGTCCGACCAGAAATGCCGGATGATGTACAAGAGAAATTGATGCACTTGGTAGACACCTCAGAAGGAAAAGTGGACAAAGTCCTAATGAGAAACCTGTTCACTGGTCCTTTCCAGGCACCGAAACATCAGCGTCATGAAGTGTTACGGTTGATGGGGAACATTCTGGGTGTGAGAAGGGAGGAGATGGAGCAGTTGTTTCGTGACAGTCATGGAGGTGTTACCAGGTGGATGACTGGGTGGCTCGGAGGAGGATCAGAAAGTGTTCCCAGTACACCTTTGAAATCAAATCAGCAATCTGTGCCTCATAGTTCTTTTTCAGAACTTTTCGTTAAATTAGTAGAAACAGAATCTCATTCATCTGTTCTACCACCAAAGCTTTCTGTTCATGATATGAAACCACTAGATTCACCGGGAAGGAGAACACTAGATACAAATGCACCagaagagtttt TCCGCACCACCGCCGCCACCCAGCCCATCGCCATCCTCCGCAGCCATATACACCAGGTCTGTGTCCTCGTCCTCCTACCGCAGGATGTTCGGCAGCCCAGGCACCGCGAGCCAGCCGAGCTCTAG